The sequence AACCAGGCTAAAAAATGTAAGAGCTGTTTTCATCTGAGGATTTATTCAGCAAAATAAAACATTTTGCTTGAAACAATTTGGTAGGGGTTAAACCAACCAAGTTAAATAATTCGGGGATAATTCGGCATTCAATGTATCCTGTTGAATATTTTGGGTTAAATTTGTTGTTGGTAAAAGATTATTGAATAATGCCAAAGATATTCGAATATTTAGGGATTCTTGTCTTCTTTTAATCAAGTGAGCATGAGCCGATTCATGTTCATGCAAAGAAAGGAGAGTATGAGAGTAAAGCGGAGTTCTACATTATTAATGGAGAGATTTCGGAGATAAAAATCAAGAATACTTCAATGGCAAAGCCACTTGAGGGTAAAGACCTTAAAGATTTCAAGATTTTTCTTGAAAGATATGCAGATCAAATTGTAGAAAAATGGATAAACTATTTTGTTTATCATAAAGAGGTTGAATTTGAGAAAATTGCAAAACGATTAAAATGAGAATAATAGTTGACTATAACGGTACCGAAACCGGTTCTGATCAATTAAAGATTGACTCTGCAAAGTATTTGTCGGATTATGCAATTCGGATTAAATTTAGTGATGGTAAAGAGAAACTTGTTGATTTCAAAACATCTTTATCCAAATCACTGCATCCTTCGATTAATAAATATTTGGATGAACAAAAATTCTCGAATTTTTCATTGACTGATGGAAATTTGAACTGGAATGATTACGAAATGATTTTTCCAATCTCTGATTTGTACAACGGCAGGATAGAATCATAAACCACTAAAAGCTCACTGTGGATAAACATACAGGTAAACCAAAAAAAGATATTTTGCGTTAATTTGTTCAACGAATTAAAAATTTAGAAAGATGAAAACAGCATTGCAAATAGACCTGACTTTTGACCAAATATTGACTGTGGTAAGACAATTGCCCAAACAACAAAAAATCAAACTGTCAAAGGAGTTAGAAAAAGATGCTATTGACACACAACTTACCCGTTTATTAAAAATATTCAGGACAAAAGAGCTTGATCTTAAGACAATTACGGAGGAGGTTGAAATTGTAAGACAAGAAATCTATGAAGAGCAAAGGCGTTAAAGTGATTTTTGACACCAACGTCTGGATTAGTTTCCTGATCGGTAAACGTTTGGCAAGAATCAAACAGTTCATTTCTGAAGGAAATATTAAAATTATCACGACAGAACAATTATTGTCAGAAATCAAAATGGTTACAAGTCGTGAAAAGCTGAAAAAATACTTCCCAAAAGAAAGTGTAAAGGAATTGATTGAGCTTTTGGAAATCATTTCCGAAAAAGTTGAAACTGAGCCAAAGCATTTCATCAACAGAGACCCCAAAGATAATTTTCTACTCGACCTGATTGATTGTTCCAATGCCGATTATTTGATAACGGGAGACAAAGATTTATTGGAGCATAATCCTTTTAAAACAGCACAAATCCTCACGCCTTCCGAATTTGAAAAACAGATTGAAATGTAAGCCCAAACTTTTGCAAATTAAGATGTGCTCCGGATGTATGGTAGAAATAGCATAGATCATCCGGGGGTTCTCAGGCAAATAATGAAACAAACAACAGATTAAAAGCATGTTGAAGTATAGAACAAAACGTTTGTAGCATTTTGTACTATTTTCCCGAATTGCTCTGTGGTCCTTGCCGCGCAGGATGTTCGGTATGAAGGCACGGCTCAGAAAAGGGATTTAAAAGCATTTCAGAAAAGTTTTCTTCCCACGCTCACAGGCTGGTAAAGATTTTTATTTTTGCATAGTCATTAACTTTTTGCCATGCAGGAAATAAATTGCATACAGCTCTCTCAGACTGATTACCCGGCAATCAGTTGTTTAGCTATATTATCAACACCAACGTTCGGCCTGCAAAACAGCCACAACACTCTTCTATTGTCCAGCGTAGCGGAACATAATCTACCTGGGGTGGTTGAAAAAGCTGGAAGTGAGGCTGAATTATTTCTTGAAAGGCGATTTAGGAGAGAAGGTTTCATGTTGAATTTTATAACAGATACAAATGGCAAAGTATTATTTTTCAAACAATCAATTTAATGAAATAAAAGGCCTTCTTAAGAGAAGGTTGTATGAAACAAGAGATCAACAGAAAACAACAAGAGGAAGAATCAGAAAGTTGGGTTTCAATATCTCCGACTATTTTAATGGATTTACTGACCAAGATTTTCAAGATCTTTTAGATAGTGGGATTATTAAAATTGTTAACAACCTAAAAACTATGCCCATAGAACAAAGACTTGTTGATTCAAATAAGACTTTTTTAGAGATAAAAAGCTTTAAAAAAGAATCGTTGCCTTCAATATCGGATTCGGACACCGAAATTCTAATTTTGGGGACAATGCCAGGTGATAATTCGTTAGCAAATCAGCAGTATTATAATAACTCCAAAAATCAATTTTGGAAAATAATCTTTGCAATTTTCAATAACGAAATTCCTGTTGAAAATTACGACAATAGAATTGAGTTATTAAAAAAGCATAAAATTGGTCTTTGGGATGTACTAAAGACTTGTAATAGAGAAGGTAGTTCTGATTCGGCTATAGTTAATCCTATACCAAATGATTTTAAGGAATTTTTTGACAATCATACAAGAATTAAGACTTTGATATTTAATGGAAAAGGCAGCTTTACCTACTATAAACAGTTTATTAAGTTAAATTTTGGAAAATCCTTAATTCAATTAAATTCAACAAGTTCATTGAATAGTCACAAAAATATTGACCAAAAGATTGAAGAATGGGGAAGAAATTTAAAAAGTGACGCTATGTAACATGGTGAAACTCACAATAGCACGATTTCGTAATAGTTTTATGGGCACCGCTTTGCGTGGCTTTTTTTAGCGATGAAACATGTCGAAGCCCAAGCCGGCAGAAGCCAATTTAGCTTCACTTAAAACTTGGACATTGATGAAAAAGTAAATTTTCAAAAACAATTAAAAACTTAATCTAATGAACAATTTTGAAAAAAGTAAAATTTGTGCAGTCCTTTCATCAATAATAATTATTTGTGGATGTTTTGCACCCTGGCTTAAATTTGGTAATTTTTTCAGAGATCCGGGTATCAATGGTATCGATGGTGCTATTGTGATAACATTGGCGATCATTACGGGGGTTATAGCTAATTATTCACAAAAAAGTAAAAGTGCGCCATCAGCTTTGTATGGGATCTTTGGATCCATAATTTTAATAATTGCAATGTTTGATGTTTTCACTGCTACAAC is a genomic window of Bacteroidales bacterium containing:
- a CDS encoding DUF2442 domain-containing protein → MRIIVDYNGTETGSDQLKIDSAKYLSDYAIRIKFSDGKEKLVDFKTSLSKSLHPSINKYLDEQKFSNFSLTDGNLNWNDYEMIFPISDLYNGRIES
- a CDS encoding putative toxin-antitoxin system toxin component, PIN family, with the translated sequence MKSKGVKVIFDTNVWISFLIGKRLARIKQFISEGNIKIITTEQLLSEIKMVTSREKLKKYFPKESVKELIELLEIISEKVETEPKHFINRDPKDNFLLDLIDCSNADYLITGDKDLLEHNPFKTAQILTPSEFEKQIEM
- a CDS encoding DNA-deoxyinosine glycosylase — translated: MAKYYFSNNQFNEIKGLLKRRLYETRDQQKTTRGRIRKLGFNISDYFNGFTDQDFQDLLDSGIIKIVNNLKTMPIEQRLVDSNKTFLEIKSFKKESLPSISDSDTEILILGTMPGDNSLANQQYYNNSKNQFWKIIFAIFNNEIPVENYDNRIELLKKHKIGLWDVLKTCNREGSSDSAIVNPIPNDFKEFFDNHTRIKTLIFNGKGSFTYYKQFIKLNFGKSLIQLNSTSSLNSHKNIDQKIEEWGRNLKSDAM